A genome region from Mammaliicoccus sp. Marseille-Q6498 includes the following:
- the tsaE gene encoding tRNA (adenosine(37)-N6)-threonylcarbamoyltransferase complex ATPase subunit type 1 TsaE gives MLLHVENLDETKAIAEKLAQAVSQNDVILLNGDLGSGKTTFSQYFGKALGVKRNINSPTFNIIKSYRGRLPFHHMDCYRLENSSEDLGFDEYFNSEGVTIIEWSEFITEYLPEERLEINIKYVDSNTRTFEIISKGEHYKQLEEVLNDDNVVN, from the coding sequence TTGTTATTACATGTCGAAAATTTAGATGAAACGAAAGCAATTGCTGAAAAATTAGCTCAAGCTGTTTCTCAGAATGATGTAATATTATTGAACGGTGACTTGGGTTCTGGAAAAACAACATTCAGCCAATATTTTGGAAAAGCTTTAGGCGTGAAAAGAAATATTAATTCACCTACCTTTAATATTATAAAGTCTTATCGAGGAAGATTACCTTTTCATCATATGGATTGTTATAGATTAGAAAATAGCTCTGAAGATTTAGGATTCGATGAATATTTTAATTCAGAAGGTGTAACGATTATCGAATGGAGCGAATTTATAACTGAATATTTACCGGAAGAAAGATTAGAAATAAACATTAAATATGTAGACTCAAATACGAGAACATTCGAAATTATTTCAAAAGGTGAACACTATAAACAATTAGAGGAAGTGTTAAACGATGACAACGTTGTTAATTGA
- the tsaB gene encoding tRNA (adenosine(37)-N6)-threonylcarbamoyltransferase complex dimerization subunit type 1 TsaB, producing MTTLLIDTSNQPLAVSLIKDGVVLLNHQSYLKKNHSLQLMPVIEHLMKEADLLPKDLTEIVVANGPGSYTGLRIGITTAKTLAYTLNIPIYEVSSLKALAKTCDQTETLIVPIFDARREHVFAGVYQYNEETLVSVLEDTYISINDLNEFLQNQNQPYVFIGNDTEKLKNLLDGQIKPYLPDASVMYDLKEKQAKNVHDIKPRYLKLSEAEQNWKNNQTTH from the coding sequence ATGACAACGTTGTTAATTGATACATCAAACCAACCTTTGGCAGTTTCACTCATTAAAGATGGTGTTGTATTGTTGAATCATCAATCTTATTTAAAGAAAAATCATTCACTACAATTAATGCCAGTAATTGAACACTTAATGAAGGAAGCGGATTTATTACCAAAAGATTTAACAGAAATTGTTGTAGCAAATGGTCCAGGTTCATATACTGGATTAAGAATAGGGATAACTACTGCTAAAACATTGGCATATACATTAAATATACCTATATATGAAGTTTCTTCATTAAAAGCATTAGCTAAAACGTGTGACCAAACAGAAACATTAATTGTCCCAATATTTGATGCAAGACGTGAACATGTATTTGCAGGGGTTTATCAATATAATGAAGAAACTTTAGTGAGTGTACTTGAAGATACTTATATTTCAATAAATGATTTGAATGAATTTTTACAAAATCAAAATCAACCATATGTTTTTATAGGTAATGATACAGAGAAATTGAAAAACTTATTAGATGGTCAAATAAAACCATATTTACCAGATGCATCAGTTATGTACGACCTTAAAGAAAAACAGGCTAAGAATGTTCATGATATAAAACCACGATATTTAAAATTATCAGAGGCGGAACAAAATTGGAAAAACAATCAAACAACACATTAG
- the rimI gene encoding ribosomal protein S18-alanine N-acetyltransferase → MEKQSNNTLEIRKMIREDVAQVYEIEKQSFTNSSWSLEAFYHELEKNEFAHYFVVSVGDKICAYCGIWLVIDQAQITTISVDEHYRNCGIGQMLLQYVMNYASATCTTMSLEVRLENEAAKHIYEKAGFTYGGIRKNYYGDGEDAKVMWVSLNNE, encoded by the coding sequence TTGGAAAAACAATCAAACAACACATTAGAAATTAGAAAAATGATTAGAGAAGATGTAGCTCAAGTATATGAGATTGAAAAACAAAGCTTCACAAATAGTTCGTGGTCACTAGAAGCTTTTTATCATGAATTAGAAAAAAATGAATTCGCGCATTATTTTGTCGTTTCAGTAGGCGATAAAATTTGTGCATATTGTGGTATATGGTTAGTGATTGATCAAGCACAAATCACAACGATATCTGTAGACGAACATTATAGAAATTGTGGAATAGGGCAAATGTTGCTTCAATATGTCATGAATTATGCGAGTGCAACATGTACAACAATGAGTTTAGAAGTTAGATTGGAAAATGAAGCGGCTAAACATATATATGAAAAAGCAGGATTTACGTATGGTGGCATTAGAAAGAATTATTATGGCGACGGAGAGGATGCTAAAGTAATGTGGGTGAGTTTAAATAATGAGTAA
- the tsaD gene encoding tRNA (adenosine(37)-N6)-threonylcarbamoyltransferase complex transferase subunit TsaD: protein MSNSIILSIETSCDETAASVIKNGTEILSNEVVTQMMTHKKFGGVVPEVASRQHVEVITQVIDEALKNANMTMDNIDAVAVTEGPGLIGALLVGVASAKALAFSHQKPLIPVHHISGHIYANHLIKPLKFPLMALIVSGGHTELIYMKDHLDFEIIGETRDDAVGEAYDKVARTIGLPYPGGPEIDKLAQLGQDTLKFPRVWLEKDSYDFSFSGLKSAVINTLHNRRQKNEEIIPEDVATSFQNSVVEVLVGKTMSAVKEYDVNELIVAGGVAANKGLRQALEQECKNQNINLSIPPLNLCTDNAAMIGSVAHFLYLKGKTADMKLNGKSSLDIEEID from the coding sequence ATGAGTAACTCTATCATTTTAAGTATAGAAACAAGCTGTGATGAAACAGCAGCAAGTGTTATAAAGAATGGAACTGAAATTTTAAGTAATGAAGTCGTAACACAAATGATGACACACAAAAAATTTGGCGGTGTCGTTCCAGAAGTAGCAAGTAGACAACACGTAGAAGTGATTACTCAAGTCATTGATGAAGCTTTAAAGAACGCGAATATGACTATGGATAATATTGATGCTGTTGCGGTAACAGAAGGCCCAGGTTTAATAGGTGCATTATTAGTAGGTGTAGCAAGTGCAAAAGCATTAGCATTTAGTCATCAAAAGCCTTTAATTCCAGTACATCACATTTCAGGACATATATATGCAAATCATTTAATAAAGCCTTTAAAATTCCCATTAATGGCACTTATTGTTTCTGGTGGACATACAGAACTTATATATATGAAAGATCATTTAGATTTCGAAATTATTGGCGAAACGAGAGATGATGCAGTAGGTGAAGCGTACGACAAAGTAGCGAGAACAATTGGCTTACCATACCCTGGAGGTCCAGAAATAGATAAACTGGCTCAATTAGGCCAAGATACACTGAAATTCCCGAGAGTTTGGCTTGAAAAAGATAGCTATGATTTTAGTTTTAGCGGTTTGAAAAGTGCTGTTATTAATACATTGCATAATAGAAGACAAAAAAATGAAGAAATTATCCCTGAAGATGTCGCAACAAGCTTCCAAAATAGTGTTGTTGAAGTTTTAGTAGGAAAAACAATGTCAGCAGTTAAAGAATACGATGTTAATGAACTCATCGTTGCTGGTGGAGTAGCTGCTAATAAAGGGTTAAGACAAGCGTTGGAACAAGAATGTAAAAATCAAAACATTAACTTAAGTATTCCACCTTTAAATTTATGTACTGACAATGCTGCTATGATTGGTTCAGTAGCACACTTTTTATATTTAAAAGGTAAAACAGCAGATATGAAATTAAACGGAAAAAGTTCA